GTCGGCCCCGGCATTACCGTATTGACCGTCACATTCGTTCCGCGTGTGGCCTCAGCCATGCCGCGGCTGATAGCGAGCTGTGCCGACTTGGTCATGCCATAGTGCACCATCTCACCTGGAGTCATGATGCCGCTCTCGCTCGAAATGAAGAGAATGCGGCCCTCGTTCTTCTGAAGCATCTGCGGAAAGTAGTGCCGAGCCAAACGCACACCGCTCATCACGTTTACCTCGAAGAGCCGGAACCAATCCGCATCGGTAATGTCTTCAAACTTCTTCGGCTCATAGATCCCGAGATTGTTCACCAGGATGTCGGTCGACGGAACCGCCTTGGTGATGGCCTCGGCTCCCTCCGCCGTCCCAGCATCCGCAACCAGTGTCGTGACCGCAGACCCCAGCTCATTAAGCGCCGCCTTCAGCTTCTTCTCGTCACGACCAGGAACGGTAACCCGCACCCCTTCGGCGACCAGCCCCTTCGTGATTGCCAGACCGATGCCGGCGCTGCCTCCGGTGACGAGCGCGTGTTTGCCCTTGAGCTTGAGATCCATGAACATCCTCCACAGCATCCGATGCCCGAAGTCGCCCGATCGACGCAGCGCACAGAGTTATAACTTTTGTTATACTCACTCTATGGCCACCACCATCAAGATCACTGCGATCGGCAATTCGGCAGGAATCATCCTGCCCAAGGAGACGCTCGCTCGTCTGCACGTCGAAAAGGGCGACGTTCTCTATCTCACGGAGACTGCCGACGGAATCCAACTCACGCCGTACGATGAAGAGTTCGCACGGCAGATCGAGGCAATGGAAACCGTGATGCGCGAGAACCGTGACGTGCTTCGCCGTTTAGCTGAGTAGGGATGCAGGAACCTCTCTGGATCAAGAAGCCGGCAGTCCTGCAGATTCACGCGCGAGAGCTCTCGATCGATGGTGGTGCTCCTGGAGTTCGCGACGAAGGCCTGCTGGAATCGGCATTGGCACGACCGTTGAATACCTTTGCTTATGACGACCAGGCAACTCTGTTCGACCTGGCGGCGGACTATGCCTTCGGCATTGCCCGTAACCACCCGTTCGTGGACGGTAACAAACGCACCGCCTTGTTGGCGTGCGAAGGTTTTCTGTTCTTGAACGGTTACCGCGTCGTCTCGGAGAAAGAAGAAAAGTACCTGATGTACATCTGGATCGCCGCGGGACAGATCAGCCAGGGCGAGTTTACGGACTGGCTGAAACAGCGTGCGACGCCAGTGAAGTAGTTTCCGCTTTACAACCCACGCTGCATCAACAAGCTGTCCAGCGCGCGGTCGAACTTCCAACCCACCCCTTGCAGCACACCGACGCGCACAAAGCCGAGCTTCTCATGTAGCCGCACGGAGGCGGCATTTTCGTCGCCTCCGCCGATCACCGCCACCATCTGCCGCGCACCCCATTCCGTACAGCGCTCCAGCAACTGCTCCATCAGCAGGCGGCCGATACCCTGTCCTGCAGTCTCGTGATGGATATAAACCGAGTTCTCAAGGGTGAACCGATACGCCGCCCGGGGACGATACGGCCCGGCGTAGGCATAGCCCACAACGCGTCCTCCCTGCTCTGCTACCAGCCAGGGCAGGCCCTTCTCAGCAATCACCTTCATCCGAAGTCGAATCTCCTCCACCGTGGGAGGCTCCAGCTCAAAGGTCGCCGTACTGGAACGGACGTAATGCCCGTAGATTTCCGCGATCGCCTCTGCGTCCGACGTCTCTACCGGACGCACCTGTATCTCTGTTGCCATCCCTTCATCTTGCACCGAAGCCGCCTTCGCCTGCACCCTTGATATACGTGGCACGTAAGCAGACAGCTCCGGTCGTTCATCCCTTCGACGCAAAGTACGGCACCGAGACCGGCGGCCTTATCCCCGGAACGAAGCTCAAGACCGGCCACATGCATGACCGCCACAACACCGCCTACCATGGCACCGCACCCTCGCTCTTCGCGCAATTGATGGAGCGCTGGCAGAACACCTGGACTCCCGTGCCGCCCAGCGACTACGCCTTTGTCGATGTCGGCGCCGGAAAAGGCCGCTCCTCTTTTCTGGCCGCTCGCATGCACTTCCGCAGCGTGACCGGTGTCGAACTGAACCCGGTCCTGGCAGGAATCGCGCAGGAGAACATCGCCCGCTTCGCGCCGTACGCCGTCTCCCCCGTCAGCATCGTGGAGGGCGACATCATGACCCTGCCGCTGCCTGCCGGACCATTGCTGCTCTATCTCTTCAACCCCTTCAGCGCCACTGTGCTTCGGCGCCTTCTCAAACGGCTGGACTCCCGGCAGGCCACCGCTCCTACGCCGCTTGACGTTCTCTACGTGAACGACGAGCAGCGCGCCGTTCTGCTGAAACATGGCGGACTGCGCGAGCTGTGGACCGGCGACCTGCACCTCTCCGACGAGGATGACGAGGCCGATCGCGCGACCATCCGCCGCGACGCACATGGGCTTTATGCCGTGGAAGGCTACGAGCGCTGCAGCATCTGGAGATGGCAGATAGACGAGTAGAGCATTTTCCCTGTTGCGAGGGTGTGTCATCAAACTCGTGCCGTCAGCGCCGGGAGCAGATTTTTACGAGATCGAGGAGTGAGGAGAGAACTGTAGCCGGCCTACTGGAACGACGAGTGACGAGGAGATCGGGAAAATCTGCCCCGGCCCTTCGGGTTGCGGCGCAAATTCGCCCATACTTCGTTGTCGGCCTCGACTGTGACCCGCCACAGCCTCCGCCTCGTCTGTACAAATTTGCGCTCGCAACGCTGACGACAGGAGTTTGATGACACACCCTCGGTATCCCGAAAGAGGAGTACAGCGGCGTTTTCATTGCGGAAAACGCCCATAGATGCGGAGGCCCTACTCCACAATTACAGGGAAAATGCTCTAGCCATCCTCCCACTTCCCGACATCTAACCGGAGATGGCACGACCGATCCAGGCACTCCGCGAGCAAGCCACTGCACTGGAAGCCGCACTAGCTGTGTGCGCGGCGAACCCACGAAAGAAGGCCGTGCACCGTCTTCGCACGTGCACACGGCGCATTGAGGCACAGCTTGAACTGCTGATGCAGTTGAGAGATCTACCGTCCTACCGCACGCAGGCTACCGCATTCCGGCGTGCGGTGAAATCCATCCGAAAGCTGGCTGGGCAGGTACGCGATCTGGACGTGCTGCAACAGATGCTACAAGGGTTGCGCCTACCGCAGCACAATCATCGTCAGAAACTGCTCAAGGCGATTGAAGACCGCCGTCAGAAGCGCGCTGACGATTTGAAACAGGACCTGGAGCAACACATTCCAAAGGTGGCGAAAGCAATCGAAGAGCTCTTCACCGCGCTTAAACCGGCTGAAGATCTGGCGCTACCGCTCAGACAACTTCTGCCTCTGGCAGATACCTGGTACCAGCGGCGCACACGCAGCATGAAAGCCGTCCGCGAAGACGACCTGCATACCATTCGTAAGATGGCCAAAGTCGCACGCTACATTGCTGAAACCGGACTTCCGGCCAAGCAGGCTACTACCGTCGCCGCCCGCTATAACCGCCTGCAGCAGAGCGGCGGGCACTGGCACGATGCGCTGCTGCTGACACGCATGGCACGGAAAGAACTGGGGAAAAAAGATCCCCTCACAAAGCTGACAAGTGAGCGCGCAAAGACCCATCACAACAGCTTCGTTCGCCTGCTTAGCGCCGCCTGAGTGCCTATCGACTTTTTGTTTGTCATCCCGTAGGGATCTGCTTCTCTCTTTCCCGAGTAAAGACGTACGGGTAGAGAAGCAGATTTCTCCGCTACCGCTGCGAAATGACAAAAAACTTCGTACCACTGCAATTAGACCTTCCCACCGGCCTCGCGGATGAGCTGCTGCAGATGGCTCAGCACCGTCGATTCGCGATCCGGCGACCAGGCCATCACCAGCTCGATCGATGCATTCTTCTGTTTCAGCGGACAGAAGACAAGTCCGGTCTTCGGCAGCTCCTGCAGCGTATTCGCCGGCAGAATCGCAATTCCTTCACCTGCCTGTACCAGCAGCACGATAGAGCTCCACACATTGGCCGTGTTCACAATCTCAGGCGAAAAGCCTGCTTCGGAGCAGAGCTCGATCATCTTGTCGAAGAGCGATGGCGAGGTTTCACGCACGCACATCACGAAACGCTCGTGCGAGAGCGCGCGGATGTCGACGATACTCCGCGCCAGGGGATGATTCTTCGGCAGCACCGCGTAGAGTGGATCCTTGCGTAGCACCTCGGACTTCAGGAAGTTGGAATAGGGAACCTCCAGCCGGCGGGTAAAGGCAATGTCAATCGTGCCCTCAGCCAATGCCTTCCACTGCAGCGCCGGAATCATCTCATGCAGCGCAATATGGACCCGCGGGTGTGACTGCCGGAAGCGCTGGATCAGCCGCGGAAAGTTCGGCCCAACCCCGCCGGTAAAGAACCCGATACGAATCTCGCCCAGATCACCCGAGGCTGACAGCCGTGCCACCTTGATGGCAGCATCGGCGCCGGAGAGCAGCTTGCGCGCCTCCTTCAGAAATAATTCTCCGGGAGCGGTGAGTACCGTCCGCAGCCGCGAACGGTCAAATAGTTGTACACCGAGCTCCGACTCAAGGTCGGCAATCTGTTCGCTGAGCGCCGACTGTGAGACATACAGGCGGCGGGCGGCGCGGGAAAAACCGCCATAATCCGCGACAGCTACGAAGTAGCGCAGGTGACGCAGTTCCATACCAGTCATCTTATCGGTTTTTCCGATCAAACCCTTCGGAACAAAACGTGCGACTCTTAAGGTTGAAGACCAATCATTATTAGTAAGCCGTTTTCTTGCCGCGTGATCGGCTCGACACTCTCCTTGAAGGAAGACGCCGATGTGGATCGTCAAGCTTGCTCTGAATCGTCCTTACACCTTCATTGTGCTGGCGCTGCTGATTCTGCTGCTCAGCCCGGTGATGATAATGCGCACGCCGACGGACATCTTCCCGAATATCAATATTCCCGTAATCTCGGTCGCCTGGACCTATACCGGACTGAATCCTGAAGAGATCGAAGGCCGCCTTACCACGCCGTATGAAAAGGCGTTGACTACGCTGGTCGACAACATTCAGCACATCGAGTCCACCAGCTATAACGGTGGTGCGGTGGTCAAGATCTTCCTGCAGCCGGGCGCCAGCCTCGACACAGCCAACGCGCAGGTGACCGCAGGCTCGCAGTACCTGCTGCGCCAGCTTCCCGCCGGCATCCTGCCGCCACAGGTCATCAACTTTTCAGCCTCGAGCGTACCGATTCTGCAGCTCGGCATCAGCGGCGAGGGCCTAAGCGAACAGGTCCTCAACGACAACTCCACTAACGTCATCCGTACCCAGCTTGTCACCACGCCGGGCGCCGTGATTCCTTTGCCCTTCGGCGGAAAGCAGCGCCAGATCAACATCGCCATGGATCAGGCGGCGATGCAGTCCAAAGGCATCGCTCCCGGCGAGATGCTCGCGGCTCTCGCGCAGCAGAACGTCGTCACGCCGGCCGGCACCATCAAGATCGGCACCAAGGAGTACGACGTTATTCCTAATGGAGCGCCGCGCTCGGTAGAAGAGATTGCGGCCCTGCCCATCAAGCAGGTCAACGGCACCACCATCTACCTGCGCGACATCGCGACCGTCAGCGACGGCTTCCAGGTGCAAAGCAACGTCGTGCGTCAGGATGGCCGCCGTGGCGTTCTGATCAGTGTGCTGAAGAGCGGTGATGCCTCTACCCTCGACGTTGTGAGTGGCACCAAGAAGCTGCTGCCGCGTGTACAGACACTGGTTCCACCGGAGCTGAAGATCACGCCGTTGAGCGACCAGTCCATCTTCGTGCGCGGCGCGGTACAGGGTGTGATTCGTGAAGCCGTAATTGCCGCGGCTCTTACCGGCCTGATGATCCTGCTTTTCCTCGGGAGCTGGCGCTCGACGCTGATCATCGCTGTCTCCATTCCGCTCTCGATTCTGACCAGCGTCATCATCCTCGGCCTTCTGGGCGAGACGATCAACACCATGACGCTGGGCGGTCTGGCGCTGGCAGTCGGTATCCTGGTCGACGACGCTACGGTCACCATCGAGAACATCGAGCGCTTCCTCGAAGAAGGACAGGGGCTGCACGAGTCCATCCTTGAAGGTGCGGCACAGATCAGTGTTCCGGCACTGGTCTCTACCCTCTGCATCTGCATCGTGTTTCTGCCGATGTTCTTCCTCAGCGGCGTTTCGCGGTATCTCTTCGTTCCGCTGGCCGAAGCGGTGGTCTTCGCCATGCTGGCCTCCTACGTTCTGTCGAGAACGCTGGTGCCCACGCTGGCCATGTATCTGCTGAAGGCCAAGAGCCATCACGGACCGACCGCAACTCGCAATCCACTGGTTCTGTTCCAGCGCGCCTTCGAGCGTGTCTTCGAGAGCATCCGCAGCGCCTACCATGGCCTGCTCGAAACCTTCGTCGCGCATCGCAAGATCTTCATCCCCAGCTTCCTGGGCGTGTGTCTGCTGATGTTCCTGCTGATTCCCTTCCTCGGCCAGGACTTCTTTCCCTCGACCGATAGCGGCCAGTTCATCCTGCATGTACGCGCCGCAACCGGTACCCGCATCGAAGACATGGCGCGCCTGACCGACCAGGTCGAAGAGCACATCCGCCAGGAGATTCCTGCCGACGAGGTCGGCAACATCCTCGATAACATCGGCCTGCCATACAGCCAGATCAATACACAGCACCTGACCAATGGCACGATCGGTCCTTACGATGGCGATGTGATGGTCTCGCTCAAGGAAGACCACCATTCCACTGACCGTTACATCGCGCATCTTCGCCGTGACCTGCCTAAGCTCTTCCCGGGCACGACCTTTTACTTCCTGCCCGCCGACATCACCACGCAGATCCTGAACTTCGGTCTGCCCGCGCCGATCGATATCCAGTTCGAAGGCAGCGATGTGAAGCAGAGCCACGAACTCGCCTCGCAGTTGATGGATGAGCTGCGCAAAGACGTACCAGGACTGACGGACCTGCGCATTCAGCAGCCCTTCGATTACCCCACGCTGAAGGTGAATGTCGATCGCACCAAGGCGCTGCAGGGCGGCTATACCTCCACCGATGTCGCCACCAGCCTGCGTAATACGCTGAGCGGCAGCTTCCAGGTAAACCCGCAGTTCTTCCTCAACTGGAAGACCGGCAACCAGTACCCGCTGGTCGCCCAGACGCCGCAGTACAACATGGACACGCTGGCGGCAATGCAGAATATCCCGCTGAACCGCGGCTCGCTGGGCAACGCAGCCGGACGTCAGCAGGAAACCCTGAACAATGTGGCCACTATCGAGCGCGGCACCGAGATGGGAACCATGAGCCACTACAACATCCGCCGTGTGATCGACATCTACGGCTCGGTGCAGGGCCGCGATCTCGGTGCGGTAAGCCGCGACATCGAACGTATCCTCGACCAGCACCGCAAGACTCTGCCGCGTGGCACCTACATCACACTGCGCGGACAGGTGGAGACGATGAAGTCCAGTTACATCGGCCTTCTGGGAGGCCTGGTCTTCTCCATCGTTCTGGTCTACATGCTCATCGTGGTGAACTTCCAGAGCTGGGTCGATCCGTTCATCATCATCACGGCGCTGCCCGCCGCCCTTGCCGGTATCGTTCTATTCCTGTTCATCACCGCGACGCGCCTCAGCGTTCCCGCGCTGATGGGCGCCATCATGTGCATGGGCGTTGCTACTGCGAACAGTATCCTTGTGGTCAGCTTTGCCAAGCTGCGCTATGAAGATCACGGCGATGCCATCCGCGCCGCCGTAGAAGCCGGTTTCACCCGCTTCCGTCCCGTCATGATGACCGCACTGGCCA
This genomic window from Terriglobus albidus contains:
- a CDS encoding SDR family NAD(P)-dependent oxidoreductase; this translates as MDLKLKGKHALVTGGSAGIGLAITKGLVAEGVRVTVPGRDEKKLKAALNELGSAVTTLVADAGTAEGAEAITKAVPSTDILVNNLGIYEPKKFEDITDADWFRLFEVNVMSGVRLARHYFPQMLQKNEGRILFISSESGIMTPGEMVHYGMTKSAQLAISRGMAEATRGTNVTVNTVMPGPTRSEGIVEFLQKMASKPNATPEEAEKEFFEKHRQSSLLQRLIDDTEVANLAVYLASPLSAATTGAAVRAEGGLLRSIY
- a CDS encoding AbrB/MazE/SpoVT family DNA-binding domain-containing protein, which codes for MNILHSIRCPKSPDRRSAQSYNFCYTHSMATTIKITAIGNSAGIILPKETLARLHVEKGDVLYLTETADGIQLTPYDEEFARQIEAMETVMRENRDVLRRLAE
- a CDS encoding type II toxin-antitoxin system death-on-curing family toxin; this translates as MQEPLWIKKPAVLQIHARELSIDGGAPGVRDEGLLESALARPLNTFAYDDQATLFDLAADYAFGIARNHPFVDGNKRTALLACEGFLFLNGYRVVSEKEEKYLMYIWIAAGQISQGEFTDWLKQRATPVK
- a CDS encoding GNAT family N-acetyltransferase; protein product: MATEIQVRPVETSDAEAIAEIYGHYVRSSTATFELEPPTVEEIRLRMKVIAEKGLPWLVAEQGGRVVGYAYAGPYRPRAAYRFTLENSVYIHHETAGQGIGRLLMEQLLERCTEWGARQMVAVIGGGDENAASVRLHEKLGFVRVGVLQGVGWKFDRALDSLLMQRGL
- a CDS encoding methyltransferase domain-containing protein, whose protein sequence is MARKQTAPVVHPFDAKYGTETGGLIPGTKLKTGHMHDRHNTAYHGTAPSLFAQLMERWQNTWTPVPPSDYAFVDVGAGKGRSSFLAARMHFRSVTGVELNPVLAGIAQENIARFAPYAVSPVSIVEGDIMTLPLPAGPLLLYLFNPFSATVLRRLLKRLDSRQATAPTPLDVLYVNDEQRAVLLKHGGLRELWTGDLHLSDEDDEADRATIRRDAHGLYAVEGYERCSIWRWQIDE
- a CDS encoding CHAD domain-containing protein, with translation MARPIQALREQATALEAALAVCAANPRKKAVHRLRTCTRRIEAQLELLMQLRDLPSYRTQATAFRRAVKSIRKLAGQVRDLDVLQQMLQGLRLPQHNHRQKLLKAIEDRRQKRADDLKQDLEQHIPKVAKAIEELFTALKPAEDLALPLRQLLPLADTWYQRRTRSMKAVREDDLHTIRKMAKVARYIAETGLPAKQATTVAARYNRLQQSGGHWHDALLLTRMARKELGKKDPLTKLTSERAKTHHNSFVRLLSAA
- a CDS encoding LysR family transcriptional regulator, encoding MELRHLRYFVAVADYGGFSRAARRLYVSQSALSEQIADLESELGVQLFDRSRLRTVLTAPGELFLKEARKLLSGADAAIKVARLSASGDLGEIRIGFFTGGVGPNFPRLIQRFRQSHPRVHIALHEMIPALQWKALAEGTIDIAFTRRLEVPYSNFLKSEVLRKDPLYAVLPKNHPLARSIVDIRALSHERFVMCVRETSPSLFDKMIELCSEAGFSPEIVNTANVWSSIVLLVQAGEGIAILPANTLQELPKTGLVFCPLKQKNASIELVMAWSPDRESTVLSHLQQLIREAGGKV
- a CDS encoding efflux RND transporter permease subunit, with the protein product MWIVKLALNRPYTFIVLALLILLLSPVMIMRTPTDIFPNINIPVISVAWTYTGLNPEEIEGRLTTPYEKALTTLVDNIQHIESTSYNGGAVVKIFLQPGASLDTANAQVTAGSQYLLRQLPAGILPPQVINFSASSVPILQLGISGEGLSEQVLNDNSTNVIRTQLVTTPGAVIPLPFGGKQRQINIAMDQAAMQSKGIAPGEMLAALAQQNVVTPAGTIKIGTKEYDVIPNGAPRSVEEIAALPIKQVNGTTIYLRDIATVSDGFQVQSNVVRQDGRRGVLISVLKSGDASTLDVVSGTKKLLPRVQTLVPPELKITPLSDQSIFVRGAVQGVIREAVIAAALTGLMILLFLGSWRSTLIIAVSIPLSILTSVIILGLLGETINTMTLGGLALAVGILVDDATVTIENIERFLEEGQGLHESILEGAAQISVPALVSTLCICIVFLPMFFLSGVSRYLFVPLAEAVVFAMLASYVLSRTLVPTLAMYLLKAKSHHGPTATRNPLVLFQRAFERVFESIRSAYHGLLETFVAHRKIFIPSFLGVCLLMFLLIPFLGQDFFPSTDSGQFILHVRAATGTRIEDMARLTDQVEEHIRQEIPADEVGNILDNIGLPYSQINTQHLTNGTIGPYDGDVMVSLKEDHHSTDRYIAHLRRDLPKLFPGTTFYFLPADITTQILNFGLPAPIDIQFEGSDVKQSHELASQLMDELRKDVPGLTDLRIQQPFDYPTLKVNVDRTKALQGGYTSTDVATSLRNTLSGSFQVNPQFFLNWKTGNQYPLVAQTPQYNMDTLAAMQNIPLNRGSLGNAAGRQQETLNNVATIERGTEMGTMSHYNIRRVIDIYGSVQGRDLGAVSRDIERILDQHRKTLPRGTYITLRGQVETMKSSYIGLLGGLVFSIVLVYMLIVVNFQSWVDPFIIITALPAALAGIVLFLFITATRLSVPALMGAIMCMGVATANSILVVSFAKLRYEDHGDAIRAAVEAGFTRFRPVMMTALAMIIGMVPMALGLGDGGEQNAPLGRAVIGGLMCATVATLVFVPTVFALIHGRKPKPTNVPVTESAEALPA